A region from the Acidiferrobacter sp. SPIII_3 genome encodes:
- a CDS encoding response regulator, which yields MRLPSLVDTVGRVRRGHGRILIMDDESFIRDVLGRLFTHFGYEVGYAKDGAEALAAYKGAVEEDRPYHVVIMDLVIPGGMGGREAVRKLLEFDPKAKVIVSSGYSNDPIMANYRHYGFCEAVSKPYRNEELRTVVQKVLAP from the coding sequence ATGAGACTGCCATCCCTGGTCGATACCGTGGGGCGCGTGCGCCGCGGGCATGGACGCATCCTGATCATGGATGACGAAAGCTTCATCCGCGATGTCCTGGGCCGGCTGTTCACGCATTTCGGCTATGAGGTCGGCTATGCGAAGGATGGGGCCGAGGCCTTGGCCGCCTATAAAGGCGCAGTCGAGGAGGACCGCCCCTATCATGTCGTCATCATGGACCTTGTGATCCCTGGCGGCATGGGCGGGCGGGAGGCCGTGCGCAAGCTCCTGGAGTTCGATCCCAAGGCCAAGGTCATCGTGTCGAGCGGGTACTCGAACGATCCGATCATGGCCAATTACCGGCACTATGGGTTCTGCGAGGCGGTCTCGAAGCCCTATCGCAATGAGGAGCTGCGCACGGTGGTGCAGAAGGTCCTGGCGCCCTAG
- a CDS encoding CopD family protein, producing the protein MREDVFLALIALHLLAATTWVGGVLFFVFAVVPAARAAPSAGIPDAVGRAFRPVAYVALATLIVTGPLLLLLQGIGPRTLGQARFWASAFGTTLAVKAGLVALVLALTVWHDAVLGPRAERTRRPGATRLVGRAIGLLSVAILLAGLLLTQGL; encoded by the coding sequence GTGCGTGAGGACGTGTTTCTGGCGCTGATCGCGCTCCATCTGCTGGCCGCCACCACCTGGGTGGGCGGCGTCTTGTTTTTCGTGTTCGCGGTCGTGCCCGCGGCGCGCGCCGCGCCCTCGGCGGGTATCCCCGACGCCGTGGGGCGCGCGTTCCGGCCGGTGGCCTATGTGGCGCTCGCTACGCTGATCGTAACCGGCCCCTTGCTGCTCCTGCTGCAGGGTATCGGCCCGCGAACCCTGGGCCAGGCGCGTTTTTGGGCGAGCGCCTTTGGGACCACCCTCGCTGTCAAGGCGGGCCTCGTGGCGCTGGTGCTGGCGCTTACGGTCTGGCATGACGCAGTACTGGGGCCGCGCGCCGAGCGCACCCGCAGGCCGGGTGCTACGCGCCTCGTCGGGCGTGCCATAGGCCTGCTGTCGGTCGCGATCCTGCTCGCCGGTCTGTTATTGACCCAGGGCTTGTAA
- a CDS encoding Crp/Fnr family transcriptional regulator produces the protein MDQDLKAVHKAPLFSGLFPEELERLLAHARRRTLKAHETLFAEGDKARAFYFIVEGSVRLYRLSPQGDEKVIEILMAGQTFGEAVVFLGGHYPVYAATLSDAALVEIPTDDFVRVLKANGEIALRMLAGISMRLHQLINDVQALTLETAGQRVAGYLLDQCPADAHAADVHIQVHKNVVASRLGVKPETFSRVLATLRDLGLISVAGNDIHIADRARLVRWRDQAGPGSGS, from the coding sequence ATGGATCAGGATCTGAAGGCGGTTCACAAGGCGCCGCTCTTTTCCGGGCTGTTCCCGGAGGAGCTCGAGCGCCTGTTGGCCCATGCCCGGCGCCGGACGCTCAAGGCCCATGAGACGCTGTTTGCCGAGGGCGACAAGGCTCGCGCCTTCTATTTCATCGTGGAAGGCTCCGTGCGGCTCTATCGCCTGTCGCCGCAGGGCGATGAGAAGGTGATCGAGATCCTCATGGCCGGCCAGACCTTCGGTGAGGCCGTGGTGTTTCTGGGCGGCCATTACCCGGTCTATGCCGCCACCCTCTCGGACGCCGCGCTCGTGGAGATACCGACCGACGACTTTGTGCGCGTCTTGAAGGCCAACGGCGAGATCGCGTTGCGCATGCTGGCCGGCATCAGCATGCGTCTGCACCAGCTCATCAATGACGTCCAGGCCCTGACGTTAGAGACCGCCGGCCAGCGCGTGGCGGGCTACCTGCTCGACCAATGCCCGGCCGATGCCCATGCCGCTGACGTCCATATCCAGGTCCACAAGAACGTCGTGGCCTCGCGGCTCGGCGTCAAGCCCGAGACCTTCTCGCGCGTGCTCGCGACCTTGCGGGATCTCGGGCTCATCTCGGTTGCGGGCAACGACATCCATATCGCCGATCGCGCGCGGCTTGTCCGCTGGCGGGACCAGGCCGGGCCCGGCAGCGGCTCTTGA
- the purL gene encoding phosphoribosylformylglycinamidine synthase has protein sequence MADLTIRLDGPGAVAAFRAERLLRRLAQVAPVTGLSARYRHFVGLGRALSDDEELVLAALLDYGAPPPPISPDARTFVVVPRLGTISEWSSKATDIARRCGLSAVTRLERGVVWRVTSERVLTADECDRIASLIHDRMTESVLANPGDDAPLWSSRTPACGSAIDVLGEGDDALIRADRTLGLALSEEERRYLLAAFTGLGRNPTDTELMMFAQANSEHCRHKIFNADFVIDGRPCEHTLFAMIRETAKASPGGLLSAYADNAAIVEGAILGSRLFVDERTRRYTAGQEPVPILLKVETHNHPTAISPHPGAATGAGGEIRDEGATGLGGHPKAGLVGYSVADLRLPDAPRPWEVERGAPHHLASALDIMLEAPVGAAAFNNEFGRPAILGYFRSFELETGGTVYGYRKPIMLAGGVGSVRPMHVSKRDLPSGTPLLVLGGPALLIGLGGGAASSAASGGAQQERDFASVQRGNAEMQRRAQEVIEACIARGADTPILSIHDVGAGGLSNALPELVHGAGRGADIDLRAIPNGQPQMSPMQIWCNEAQERYVLAVREEALADFMALCERERCPVAVVGRVTGEPRLRVRDAYFADRGAPDPVDLPLALFLRDPPRMHREARSVRRPARLLATRSLDIHDAIARVLTLPGVASKEFLVTIGDRSISGLVCRDQTVGPWQVPVADVGVTATGYHDITGEALAVGERAPIAVIDAAASARMAIAEALTNLAAARIRRLPDVKLSANWMANAGGEGEDAALYRAVEAVGLQLCPALGIAIPVGKDSLSMRAQWTVAGRSCEVQAPVSLVVTALAPVMDVRKTLTPVCVSAIETDLLLVDFGHGKDRLGGSALAQVYGVEGGRPPDVDDPRLLKLFFGVVQALNELGLLLSYHDRSDGGLFVTLCEMAFAGKCGLDVDITGLGLDPIAALFNEELGAVLQVPSASRDGILGALKKKGLLRYTKRIGTVRPGREIVLRYCGRVLLEGDRMAYERLWAETSFRMQALRDEPQSAAESYALLADPADPGLTAHVPFDVASPLAPHLLLTRPRVAILREQGVNGHREMAAGFMAAGFEAVDVTMSDLLAGREELAGFAGFAACGGFSFGDVLGAGGGWAKSILFHEPLRAQFAAFFARPETFALGVCNGCQMMAHLRPLIPGADSWPRFERNRSEQFEARTVLVEIPDNPSILLAGMAGARLPVPVAHGEGRVAVTQEARARLEHDRLVTARYVDHYGRPTEVYPRNPNGSTGGITGLTTPDGRFTVLMPHPERVIRTVTNSWHPPDWGEYGPWFEIFRNARRFVG, from the coding sequence ATGGCAGATCTCACCATAAGGCTTGACGGTCCCGGGGCCGTGGCGGCGTTCCGTGCCGAGCGGCTGCTTCGGCGCCTGGCGCAGGTCGCGCCGGTGACCGGGCTGTCGGCCCGCTATCGGCACTTTGTGGGTCTGGGCCGCGCGCTTTCGGACGACGAGGAACTCGTGCTCGCAGCGCTCCTTGACTACGGTGCGCCGCCGCCGCCGATATCCCCGGATGCGCGCACCTTTGTGGTGGTCCCGCGGCTCGGGACGATCTCGGAGTGGTCGAGCAAGGCCACGGACATCGCGCGACGTTGCGGGCTCTCGGCGGTGACGCGCCTGGAGCGCGGGGTCGTCTGGCGGGTCACATCCGAACGGGTGTTGACGGCCGACGAGTGCGACCGGATCGCATCACTCATTCACGACCGCATGACCGAATCGGTGCTCGCCAACCCCGGCGATGACGCCCCGTTGTGGTCGAGCCGCACACCCGCGTGCGGATCCGCGATCGATGTCCTGGGCGAAGGGGACGACGCCCTGATACGGGCCGATCGGACCCTGGGTCTTGCGCTCTCCGAGGAGGAGCGGCGCTATCTCCTGGCCGCCTTCACGGGGCTTGGCCGTAATCCCACCGATACCGAACTCATGATGTTTGCCCAGGCAAACTCCGAGCACTGCCGACACAAGATCTTCAACGCCGATTTCGTGATCGACGGCAGGCCCTGCGAACATACGCTGTTTGCGATGATCCGCGAGACCGCCAAGGCGAGCCCCGGCGGGCTCCTCAGTGCCTACGCCGACAACGCCGCCATCGTCGAGGGCGCGATCCTGGGTTCGCGCCTGTTCGTCGACGAGCGGACACGGCGTTATACCGCGGGGCAGGAACCGGTCCCCATTCTGCTCAAGGTCGAGACCCACAATCACCCGACGGCGATCTCGCCTCATCCGGGGGCCGCGACCGGGGCCGGTGGCGAGATTCGCGACGAGGGCGCGACCGGCCTTGGCGGCCATCCCAAGGCCGGCCTCGTGGGTTATTCGGTGGCCGACCTGCGCCTGCCCGATGCCCCCCGGCCCTGGGAGGTGGAGCGCGGCGCGCCCCATCATCTGGCGAGCGCCCTCGATATCATGCTCGAGGCGCCGGTGGGCGCGGCGGCCTTCAATAACGAATTCGGCCGCCCGGCCATCCTCGGTTATTTCCGGTCCTTCGAGCTTGAGACCGGGGGGACGGTCTATGGCTACCGCAAGCCCATCATGCTGGCCGGCGGCGTGGGATCGGTGCGCCCGATGCACGTGAGCAAACGCGATCTGCCGTCCGGTACCCCACTTTTGGTGCTGGGCGGACCCGCACTCTTGATCGGTCTCGGCGGTGGCGCGGCCTCGAGTGCGGCCTCCGGCGGCGCGCAGCAGGAGCGGGATTTCGCGTCCGTGCAGCGCGGCAACGCGGAGATGCAACGACGCGCCCAGGAGGTCATCGAGGCCTGCATAGCGCGGGGCGCGGACACCCCCATCCTCTCGATCCACGACGTGGGTGCCGGGGGGCTGTCCAACGCGCTGCCGGAACTCGTGCATGGCGCCGGCCGCGGTGCCGACATCGATCTGCGCGCGATCCCCAACGGCCAGCCCCAGATGTCGCCCATGCAGATCTGGTGCAACGAGGCGCAGGAGCGCTATGTGCTCGCGGTTCGCGAGGAGGCGTTGGCGGACTTCATGGCGTTATGCGAGCGCGAGCGATGCCCGGTTGCGGTCGTCGGGCGGGTGACCGGGGAGCCGAGGCTCAGGGTGCGGGACGCGTACTTTGCCGACCGCGGGGCCCCCGATCCGGTCGATCTGCCGCTGGCGCTGTTTCTGCGCGATCCGCCGCGCATGCATCGCGAGGCGCGATCGGTCCGCCGCCCGGCGCGGCTGCTTGCCACACGCTCCCTCGACATCCATGACGCCATCGCGCGCGTGCTGACGCTGCCGGGGGTGGCGAGCAAGGAGTTTCTGGTCACGATCGGTGATCGCAGCATCTCCGGGCTTGTGTGTCGCGATCAGACGGTGGGCCCCTGGCAGGTGCCGGTGGCGGATGTCGGGGTGACGGCGACCGGTTATCACGATATCACCGGCGAGGCCCTGGCCGTGGGCGAGCGCGCGCCGATCGCGGTCATTGACGCCGCGGCCTCGGCGCGCATGGCGATAGCTGAGGCGCTCACGAACCTTGCGGCGGCGCGTATCCGCCGCCTGCCCGATGTCAAGCTGTCTGCCAACTGGATGGCCAATGCCGGAGGCGAGGGCGAGGACGCCGCGCTCTACCGCGCCGTCGAGGCGGTGGGCCTGCAGTTGTGTCCGGCGCTTGGTATCGCGATACCGGTCGGTAAGGACTCGCTTTCGATGCGCGCGCAATGGACGGTGGCGGGCCGGTCGTGCGAGGTCCAGGCCCCGGTGTCTTTGGTGGTGACGGCGTTGGCCCCGGTCATGGATGTACGCAAGACCCTGACCCCGGTGTGTGTGAGCGCCATCGAGACGGATCTCTTGCTGGTGGACTTTGGTCATGGCAAGGATCGGTTGGGCGGCTCGGCCTTGGCGCAGGTCTATGGGGTCGAGGGCGGGCGCCCTCCCGATGTGGATGATCCAAGACTCTTGAAGCTCTTTTTCGGGGTTGTGCAGGCCTTGAACGAGCTCGGTCTCCTGTTGAGTTATCATGATCGTTCCGATGGCGGCCTGTTCGTCACCCTGTGCGAGATGGCGTTCGCCGGAAAGTGCGGACTGGACGTCGATATCACGGGCCTTGGCCTGGACCCGATCGCGGCCTTGTTCAATGAGGAATTAGGGGCGGTCTTGCAGGTGCCGAGCGCTTCGCGTGACGGGATTCTCGGGGCCCTGAAGAAGAAAGGCCTGCTGCGCTATACGAAGCGCATAGGGACCGTGCGTCCGGGACGCGAGATCGTCCTGCGTTATTGCGGGCGCGTGCTCCTTGAGGGCGACCGCATGGCCTATGAGCGCCTGTGGGCGGAGACATCGTTCCGCATGCAGGCCTTGCGCGACGAGCCGCAGAGCGCCGCCGAATCCTACGCCCTGCTCGCCGATCCGGCCGATCCCGGCCTCACCGCGCATGTGCCCTTCGATGTCGCAAGCCCGCTTGCGCCGCATCTGCTCTTGACCAGGCCGCGCGTCGCCATCCTGCGCGAGCAGGGGGTGAACGGGCATCGCGAGATGGCGGCGGGCTTCATGGCCGCGGGTTTCGAGGCCGTGGACGTCACCATGAGCGATCTCTTGGCGGGACGCGAGGAGCTGGCCGGTTTTGCGGGTTTTGCCGCGTGCGGCGGGTTCTCGTTCGGCGACGTCCTCGGGGCGGGCGGCGGTTGGGCCAAGTCGATCCTATTCCACGAGCCGCTGCGTGCGCAGTTCGCGGCGTTCTTTGCGCGCCCCGAGACCTTCGCCCTGGGGGTCTGCAACGGCTGCCAGATGATGGCCCATCTGCGGCCGTTGATCCCGGGGGCCGATTCCTGGCCGCGATTCGAGCGCAACCGCTCGGAGCAGTTCGAGGCGCGCACGGTCTTGGTGGAGATCCCGGACAATCCCTCGATACTCCTGGCGGGCATGGCGGGCGCGCGCCTGCCGGTCCCCGTCGCCCATGGCGAGGGACGGGTGGCGGTGACCCAGGAGGCGCGTGCCCGGCTGGAGCATGACCGGCTGGTGACGGCACGGTACGTGGATCACTACGGGCGCCCGACGGAGGTCTATCCCCGCAACCCCAACGGCTCGACCGGCGGCATCACCGGCCTCACCACCCCGGATGGCCGTTTTACCGTACTCATGCCGCATCCGGAGCGTGTCATCCGCACGGTGACCAACTCCTGGCACCCGCCGGATTGGGGCGAGTATGGTCCGTGGTTCGAGATCTTCCGCAATGCCCGGCGGTTTGTGGGCTAG
- a CDS encoding Druantia anti-phage system protein DruA, which yields MAETFVDPTRFTGHCYRAAHWIDVGLTTGRGREDRHHERHGASPKRVLVYPLVPDARQRLLQAP from the coding sequence TTGGCTGAGACCTTTGTTGATCCCACACGCTTTACGGGCCACTGCTACCGCGCGGCCCACTGGATCGACGTCGGTCTCACCACGGGCCGCGGCCGTGAGGATCGCCATCACGAACGCCATGGGGCAAGCCCCAAGCGCGTCCTGGTCTACCCGCTGGTGCCCGATGCCCGACAAAGGCTCCTGCAAGCCCCGTAA
- a CDS encoding hemerythrin domain-containing protein, protein MRIGEKGERGGPGFDDPLGLLAACHERIQGHCATLVRLAAHVRIHGGDGEARVAAARVHHYFAQAGRWHHEDEERDLAPLLGHHGDPALTALVARLMTEHRALEQAYASLEPVLRALPAAPGDVPIEPYVSLMRAHMAAENTMLLPRARALLAPSEITALGRAMAARRGVTIPGP, encoded by the coding sequence ATGCGTATCGGTGAGAAGGGTGAGCGCGGCGGCCCGGGCTTCGACGACCCCTTGGGATTGTTGGCCGCCTGTCATGAGCGCATCCAGGGTCACTGCGCGACGCTTGTGCGCCTTGCCGCCCATGTGCGCATCCACGGCGGGGATGGCGAGGCGCGGGTGGCGGCCGCGCGCGTGCATCATTATTTCGCGCAGGCCGGGCGCTGGCATCACGAAGACGAGGAACGCGATCTCGCGCCGCTTCTGGGACATCACGGCGATCCGGCCCTGACGGCGCTCGTGGCGCGCCTCATGACCGAACACCGCGCCCTGGAGCAGGCCTACGCGTCGCTCGAGCCCGTGCTGCGTGCGCTGCCGGCGGCCCCCGGCGATGTGCCGATCGAGCCTTATGTGAGCCTCATGCGCGCGCACATGGCCGCCGAGAACACCATGCTCCTGCCGCGCGCCCGCGCGTTGCTTGCGCCCTCCGAGATCACAGCCCTGGGGCGCGCCATGGCCGCCCGTCGGGGCGTCACGATTCCAGGGCCGTAA
- a CDS encoding hemerythrin domain-containing protein, whose amino-acid sequence MNTRLIDGFTRHHRTLDLAFEEARQATGDGDFVRARATFQGFRDAIERHMGAEETWLFPAYEARHGHDNALTSILRKGHRDLRGFFEEIAEALDEGDGDEGAALIDTVGQILHHHDEKEEQEFYPAVATLVDDPAPALTALES is encoded by the coding sequence ATGAACACCCGGCTCATCGATGGCTTCACGCGCCATCACCGTACACTCGACCTTGCCTTCGAAGAGGCGCGACAGGCGACCGGAGACGGTGATTTCGTACGCGCGCGCGCGACGTTTCAGGGGTTCCGGGATGCCATCGAACGCCACATGGGGGCCGAGGAGACGTGGCTGTTTCCGGCCTATGAGGCGCGGCACGGCCATGACAATGCGCTGACCTCCATCCTCCGCAAGGGGCATCGCGACCTGCGCGGGTTCTTCGAGGAAATCGCCGAGGCCCTCGACGAGGGCGACGGCGACGAGGGCGCGGCGCTCATCGACACCGTGGGCCAGATCCTCCACCATCACGACGAAAAGGAGGAGCAGGAGTTCTATCCGGCGGTCGCCACGCTCGTGGATGACCCGGCGCCGGCGCTTACGGCCCTGGAATCGTGA
- the dapA gene encoding 4-hydroxy-tetrahydrodipicolinate synthase produces the protein MLRGSLVAIVTPMRDDGAVDFAALDRLLDFHLEAGTHGIVAVGTTGEASTLDVDEHVAVITHVVRTLSGRIPVIAGTGANATSEAIALSRAAGKAGADACLVVTPYYNKPTQEGLFQHFDAIARAVDLPVILYNVPSRTACDLLPETVTRLAEVPGIVGIKEATGNVDRARAIRAGCRADFALYGGDDATGVALARLGAQGVISVTANVAPRAMREVWEAVFAGDYEGAQRRDEALAGLHRALFVESNPIPVKWALHAMGLIGPCLRLPLTPLSEPGRVAVRDALQQAGIKL, from the coding sequence ATGTTGCGCGGTAGTCTTGTCGCCATCGTGACGCCCATGCGTGATGATGGCGCGGTCGATTTTGCGGCCCTTGACCGGCTGCTCGATTTCCATCTCGAGGCCGGGACGCACGGCATCGTGGCGGTCGGCACCACCGGCGAGGCCTCGACCCTGGATGTCGACGAGCACGTGGCGGTCATCACCCATGTGGTACGGACGCTATCCGGCCGCATCCCGGTGATCGCCGGGACCGGCGCCAACGCGACCTCCGAGGCTATAGCGCTAAGCCGTGCCGCCGGCAAGGCCGGCGCCGACGCCTGCCTGGTCGTGACCCCCTACTACAACAAGCCGACCCAGGAAGGGCTTTTTCAGCATTTTGACGCGATCGCGCGGGCCGTCGATCTCCCGGTGATCCTGTATAACGTGCCAAGTCGCACGGCCTGCGATCTGTTGCCCGAGACCGTGACGCGACTGGCCGAGGTGCCGGGCATCGTCGGGATCAAGGAGGCCACCGGTAATGTGGATCGCGCGCGCGCCATCCGCGCCGGCTGTCGCGCGGATTTCGCCCTTTATGGCGGCGATGATGCCACCGGCGTCGCGCTCGCGCGCCTGGGGGCCCAGGGGGTGATCTCGGTGACCGCCAATGTCGCACCGCGCGCCATGAGAGAGGTCTGGGAGGCGGTCTTCGCCGGCGACTACGAGGGGGCGCAACGCCGGGATGAGGCCCTTGCGGGACTCCATCGGGCCTTGTTCGTGGAGTCGAACCCGATTCCGGTGAAGTGGGCGCTGCACGCGATGGGCCTTATCGGTCCGTGCCTGCGGCTCCCATTGACGCCATTGTCCGAACCCGGGCGGGTGGCAGTTCGAGACGCTTTACAGCAGGCGGGGATCAAGCTATGA
- a CDS encoding DUF488 domain-containing protein, with protein sequence MKAGGPPAITIRRVYEPPGSGEVPRWLVDRIWPRGLTKAAAGLAGWAKDAAPSSALRQWFGHEPERFAEFRRRYLAELRAHPEASDALMAAAHAGPIVLVYAAHDEAHNNAVVLREYLMERGRA encoded by the coding sequence ATGAAGGCCGGGGGTCCTCCGGCGATCACCATCCGGCGCGTCTACGAACCGCCGGGGTCCGGCGAGGTCCCGCGGTGGCTTGTGGATCGTATCTGGCCGCGTGGGCTCACCAAGGCCGCCGCGGGGCTTGCCGGCTGGGCCAAGGACGCGGCCCCGAGTTCGGCTCTGCGCCAATGGTTCGGCCACGAGCCGGAGCGGTTTGCGGAATTTCGCCGCCGCTATCTCGCCGAACTACGCGCCCATCCCGAGGCGAGCGACGCGTTGATGGCGGCGGCCCACGCGGGCCCTATAGTGCTCGTGTATGCCGCGCACGATGAGGCGCACAATAACGCCGTGGTGTTGCGCGAATACCTGATGGAGCGCGGGCGTGCGTGA
- a CDS encoding thioredoxin family protein: protein MEVRLLVSKWCPVCPQAEQVWSEVARREPIDYQVLDIAEPAGRALVANLRVRTVPALVVDGKLAAVGLQSLGDALKIAQQAA, encoded by the coding sequence ATGGAGGTACGACTGCTGGTATCGAAGTGGTGCCCGGTATGCCCGCAGGCCGAGCAGGTGTGGAGTGAAGTGGCGCGTCGCGAGCCGATCGATTATCAGGTCCTCGACATCGCCGAGCCGGCCGGCCGGGCGCTGGTCGCGAACCTCAGGGTACGGACCGTGCCGGCGCTGGTCGTGGATGGCAAGCTTGCCGCCGTGGGTCTCCAGTCCCTGGGAGATGCCCTGAAGATCGCGCAGCAGGCCGCATGA
- a CDS encoding ABC transporter ATP-binding protein/permease: MPRGLLWSTIKKLAPYLWEYRARVALALISLTAAKAAGVGVPLILKNIVNRLDVHDAALVVPVALIAAYGALRFANVLFGELRDLVFARVKQRAVRRAATTVFRHLHALPLAFHLDRQTGAVARDIERGSRGIALLLNILLFHIIPTAVEIALVAGILLAKFRVEFAIITFATLAAYAGFTLFVTEWRTAFRRSMNEMDSRANNQAVDSLLNYETVKFFANEDYESDRYDAHLAQWEDAAVRSQSSLALLNTGQSAIVALGIGGLMLLAARGVAEHRMNIGDLVLVNAFLIQLFMPLHFLGAVYREIKHSLADMERMFALLDVPSPITDAPGAPDLAVSHGVVRFEHVSFSYGGQALLDDVDFTVAPRSTTAIVGPSGSGKSTLVRLLARLYDPDAGCIRVDGQDIRAVTQKSLRRAMGVVPQDPVLFNDTLYANIAYGRPGATLEEVRVAADLAHLDDFIATLPQGYDTRVGERGLKLSGGEKQRVAIARTLLKEPRILLFDEATSALDAASERAVQEGLALLAHHRTMIVVAHRLATIRNADQILVMRAGRVVERGRHRELIARGGLYAQLWALQQDATQGPTDQSSATLPGAPGADDGLLQALGQ; this comes from the coding sequence ATGCCGCGCGGCCTGTTGTGGTCCACGATCAAAAAGCTGGCGCCCTACCTCTGGGAATACCGCGCGCGGGTGGCGTTGGCGCTGATCTCGCTCACCGCGGCCAAGGCCGCCGGCGTGGGCGTGCCCCTGATCCTGAAGAATATCGTCAACCGCCTCGATGTCCATGATGCGGCGCTCGTCGTGCCGGTGGCGCTCATCGCCGCCTACGGCGCCTTGCGATTCGCCAACGTGCTCTTCGGGGAACTGCGCGACCTCGTGTTCGCGCGCGTGAAGCAACGCGCCGTGCGCCGCGCGGCCACCACCGTGTTTCGTCATCTCCACGCCCTGCCGCTCGCTTTCCATCTCGATCGCCAGACCGGGGCGGTGGCGCGCGACATAGAGCGTGGCAGCCGCGGCATCGCATTGCTCCTTAACATCCTTTTGTTTCATATCATCCCGACTGCCGTCGAGATCGCGCTCGTGGCCGGCATTCTGCTCGCCAAGTTTCGCGTGGAATTCGCCATCATCACGTTTGCGACGCTCGCGGCTTATGCCGGCTTTACGCTGTTTGTGACCGAATGGCGGACGGCCTTCCGGCGATCGATGAACGAGATGGATTCGCGCGCCAACAACCAGGCGGTCGACAGTCTCCTGAACTACGAGACCGTGAAATTCTTCGCAAACGAAGACTATGAATCGGATCGCTACGATGCCCATCTCGCGCAATGGGAGGATGCCGCGGTGCGCAGTCAGTCCTCGCTTGCCCTGCTGAACACCGGCCAATCGGCGATCGTCGCGCTCGGGATCGGCGGTCTTATGCTGCTGGCCGCGCGCGGGGTTGCCGAACACCGCATGAATATCGGCGACCTGGTGCTGGTCAACGCCTTTCTGATACAGCTGTTCATGCCGCTGCATTTCCTCGGGGCCGTCTACCGGGAGATCAAGCACTCCCTGGCTGACATGGAACGGATGTTCGCCCTGCTCGACGTGCCCTCCCCCATCACCGATGCGCCGGGGGCCCCCGACCTTGCGGTTTCGCACGGCGTGGTGCGGTTCGAGCATGTGAGCTTCTCCTACGGCGGGCAGGCGCTTTTGGATGATGTCGACTTCACCGTCGCGCCGCGCTCGACCACCGCGATCGTGGGGCCGAGCGGGTCCGGAAAATCGACGCTCGTGAGGCTCCTTGCGCGCCTCTACGACCCGGACGCCGGCTGTATCCGCGTGGATGGCCAGGACATCCGCGCAGTGACGCAAAAAAGCCTGCGGCGGGCCATGGGCGTTGTCCCGCAAGACCCGGTGCTGTTCAACGACACACTGTATGCCAACATCGCCTACGGGCGTCCGGGGGCAACGCTTGAAGAAGTGCGGGTGGCGGCCGATCTTGCGCATCTCGACGACTTCATCGCCACCCTGCCGCAGGGTTATGACACACGCGTGGGCGAGCGCGGCCTGAAGCTCTCGGGCGGTGAAAAGCAGCGCGTGGCGATCGCCCGGACCCTGCTGAAGGAACCGCGCATCCTGCTCTTCGACGAGGCGACATCGGCCCTTGATGCGGCATCCGAGCGCGCGGTGCAGGAGGGCCTGGCGCTGCTCGCCCACCATCGGACGATGATCGTGGTCGCCCACAGGCTCGCCACCATACGAAACGCCGACCAGATCCTGGTGATGCGCGCCGGACGCGTCGTGGAGCGCGGACGCCACCGCGAACTGATTGCGCGCGGCGGCCTCTACGCGCAACTTTGGGCGCTGCAGCAAGACGCGACGCAGGGGCCGACCGATCAGTCGTCAGCGACGCTTCCCGGCGCGCCCGGGGCCGACGACGGGCTCTTACAAGCCCTGGGTCAATAA
- a CDS encoding glycine cleavage system protein H, which translates to MTEYRGCELPDDLFYDLDYVWARPDDNGLIVLGITDAAQTMAGRVQKIRIKKVGTHLNKGRHVATLESGKWAGGVPCPFEGTVEAVNAAVLETPHLVNIGPYTDAWLAKVRPVVPADAFTDLVTGPKAMEALRMWLDRYDVQCMRCAEP; encoded by the coding sequence ATGACGGAATACCGCGGATGTGAGTTGCCGGACGATCTGTTCTACGATCTCGACTATGTGTGGGCGCGCCCCGATGACAACGGCCTCATCGTCCTTGGCATCACCGATGCCGCGCAGACCATGGCCGGGCGCGTTCAGAAGATCCGCATCAAGAAGGTCGGCACCCATCTGAACAAGGGGCGCCATGTGGCCACTCTCGAAAGCGGCAAATGGGCGGGCGGCGTGCCGTGCCCCTTCGAGGGCACCGTCGAGGCGGTCAATGCCGCGGTGCTGGAGACCCCGCACCTCGTCAACATCGGGCCCTACACCGATGCCTGGCTTGCCAAGGTGCGGCCGGTGGTGCCGGCGGATGCCTTTACGGATCTCGTGACCGGGCCCAAGGCGATGGAGGCCTTGCGCATGTGGCTGGATCGTTACGATGTCCAGTGCATGCGCTGCGCCGAGCCTTGA